The following are encoded together in the Candidatus Uhrbacteria bacterium genome:
- a CDS encoding 50S ribosomal protein L10, giving the protein MPKTRGQKEATVAELTSRLTGAKAVVFATVSGYTMEDANALRQAGRKDGVEVAITKKTLLSLAAKQAGLELSRDVLPGSILAAWSQSDQVAPARVLAQFAKKRESIKLASGIVEGKFVGADVVKRYAALPSREELLAKMVGSINAPVSGFVNVLAGNLRGLVTVLSKIQPST; this is encoded by the coding sequence ATGCCAAAAACACGTGGACAAAAAGAAGCAACCGTCGCAGAGCTTACAAGTAGACTCACTGGCGCGAAAGCCGTGGTGTTTGCCACCGTAAGCGGCTACACCATGGAGGACGCCAATGCGCTTCGCCAAGCGGGGCGCAAAGACGGTGTGGAGGTTGCTATAACAAAGAAAACCCTTCTCTCTCTGGCGGCCAAACAGGCCGGGCTTGAGCTTTCTCGCGACGTTCTTCCGGGATCGATCCTTGCCGCATGGAGCCAGAGCGATCAGGTCGCCCCCGCGCGCGTCCTTGCCCAATTTGCCAAGAAGCGTGAGTCTATCAAACTTGCGTCTGGCATTGTGGAAGGCAAGTTCGTGGGTGCCGATGTGGTGAAGCGTTATGCCGCGCTACCGTCACGCGAGGAACTCCTGGCGAAGATGGTAGGGTCTATAAACGCGCCCGTAAGCGGCTTCGTCAATGTCTTGGCGGGCAACTTGCGTGGGCTTGTGACGGTTCTCTCTAAGATTCAACCTTCAACCTAA
- a CDS encoding glycosyltransferase family 2 protein — MDATIQIVHYHSLGLLRETLRSLRRAVPRLTYEVIVVDNNPRQRLPASFAEEFPEARVLAASRHLGFGGGHNFASKKANGDFLIILNPDIMVVQGSLEELLKYAKSHPEAGLVAPRLHFPNGHIQYSCFRFRHTGLKLLGRTPFANLPWVKKRMDFHRMLDVSHDETMSVDWVLGACLCVPRDLWNRLGGFDERFLLYFEEVDFCRRVWHMGRHVVYHPLSVMLHYYQREGSGGSFFSQLCSRANWIHLASWAKYLHKYFRTKSPCR, encoded by the coding sequence ATGGACGCGACGATTCAAATTGTCCACTACCATTCGCTTGGGCTTTTGCGCGAGACCCTGCGAAGTCTCCGGCGTGCCGTCCCACGGCTTACGTATGAAGTGATCGTGGTGGATAATAATCCGCGGCAACGCCTCCCTGCGTCATTTGCCGAGGAGTTTCCGGAAGCGCGCGTGCTCGCTGCTTCGCGCCATTTAGGTTTCGGAGGCGGGCACAACTTTGCGTCAAAGAAAGCGAACGGAGACTTTCTCATTATTCTCAATCCTGACATCATGGTGGTCCAGGGATCGTTGGAAGAACTTCTCAAGTACGCAAAATCGCATCCAGAAGCCGGGCTTGTCGCTCCGCGTCTGCATTTTCCCAATGGACACATCCAATATTCGTGTTTTCGTTTCCGCCATACGGGCCTTAAGCTTCTTGGCCGCACCCCGTTTGCAAATCTTCCGTGGGTGAAGAAACGCATGGACTTTCACCGCATGCTTGATGTGTCGCATGACGAGACGATGAGTGTGGATTGGGTTCTCGGCGCCTGTTTATGCGTGCCGCGGGATTTGTGGAATCGTCTTGGGGGGTTTGACGAGCGCTTTCTTCTGTATTTTGAAGAGGTGGATTTTTGCCGGCGCGTGTGGCACATGGGCCGCCATGTCGTCTATCATCCCTTGTCTGTTATGCTACACTATTATCAACGCGAGGGGTCGGGCGGATCCTTCTTTTCCCAATTGTGCTCGCGCGCCAACTGGATCCACTTGGCGAGTTGGGCGAAGTATCTCCATAAATATTTTCGGACGAAATCGCCATGTCGGTAG
- a CDS encoding phage holin family protein: MMLILRWVISAVLLLLAASFVPGFEVNGLYAALIAALVLGLINAIIRPLLFLLTLPVTILTLGLFTFVLNGLMVLLMSTVVKGVELDGLVPAILVGLVMWIGGWAANTLIREASES; encoded by the coding sequence ATGATGCTGATACTTCGGTGGGTGATTAGTGCGGTTCTTCTTTTGCTTGCGGCATCGTTTGTGCCGGGATTTGAAGTGAACGGATTGTACGCGGCGCTCATTGCGGCGCTTGTGCTTGGCCTCATCAACGCCATCATTCGCCCACTCCTTTTTCTCCTCACGCTTCCCGTGACGATTCTCACGCTGGGTCTATTCACGTTTGTGCTCAATGGCCTCATGGTGCTTCTTATGTCCACGGTGGTGAAGGGCGTAGAATTGGATGGACTCGTACCCGCGATCCTTGTGGGGCTCGTGATGTGGATCGGCGGCTGGGCGGCGAACACGCTTATTCGGGAGGCAAGCGAAAGCTGA
- a CDS encoding UMP kinase: MLHVLSVGGSMIVPSGGIDVRFLKSFSALVRRSVKRGDRFVIVTGGGSTARHYIEAGSRVTKISHEDLDWLGIHATRLNAHLVRTILRDVAYPVVVKSTTESIRGWKKPVLVAAGEKPGRSTDDVATRLARRFGARTVVNISNVDVLYDKDPRTHKDAKPVKEMSWKEYRRMVGNKWSPGLSAPFDPVASKLAQTSHIRVVLVGGRDVANIGKVLKGKPFKGSVIQ; the protein is encoded by the coding sequence ATGTTGCATGTGCTGTCGGTGGGCGGCTCCATGATTGTTCCCAGCGGAGGGATTGACGTGCGTTTTTTAAAATCTTTTTCTGCACTTGTCCGCCGTTCTGTGAAACGGGGCGACCGGTTTGTCATTGTCACGGGCGGGGGTTCAACAGCGCGTCATTATATTGAAGCGGGATCTCGTGTGACGAAAATTTCCCACGAGGATTTAGACTGGCTTGGTATTCACGCGACGCGCCTCAATGCACATTTAGTGCGGACGATTTTGCGGGATGTTGCGTATCCGGTTGTCGTAAAATCTACGACAGAATCTATCCGCGGGTGGAAGAAGCCGGTGTTGGTTGCTGCCGGGGAAAAGCCCGGCCGATCGACGGACGACGTGGCCACGCGTTTAGCGCGCCGGTTTGGTGCGCGCACGGTCGTCAACATCAGCAACGTGGACGTACTCTACGACAAGGATCCGCGGACGCATAAAGACGCGAAGCCGGTAAAAGAGATGTCATGGAAGGAGTACCGCAGGATGGTAGGGAACAAATGGAGTCCGGGTTTAAGCGCTCCCTTTGACCCTGTTGCCTCAAAGTTGGCGCAAACCTCTCACATCCGCGTCGTCCTGGTCGGCGGCCGGGACGTTGCCAATATCGGTAAAGTACTCAAAGGCAAGCCATTTAAGGGGAGCGTGATTCAATAA
- the xseB gene encoding exodeoxyribonuclease VII small subunit — protein MTKKAADFGKLFAELEDITAWFERADVDVEEGLKKFERGLVLAKQCKEFLDEVDVKVKTIKKKYDADTSVGD, from the coding sequence ATGACAAAAAAGGCCGCGGATTTTGGAAAGTTATTTGCCGAACTAGAAGACATTACGGCGTGGTTTGAGCGTGCCGATGTGGATGTAGAAGAAGGACTTAAGAAGTTTGAGCGTGGGCTTGTGCTCGCCAAACAGTGCAAAGAGTTTTTGGACGAGGTAGACGTGAAAGTAAAAACTATCAAGAAAAAATATGATGCTGATACTTCGGTGGGTGATTAG
- a CDS encoding glycosyltransferase family 2 protein — protein MAHYGQYRGLEMLPGLIVWGSFALAVLLSFFAPLVAVVCIITFDLYWLFRVLYFIVYLLASWRRYRYTERVDWRKEVEKIPGWESLWHMVFLPIYGEDVSIVRRTLKAIRETDWPKDRMVIVLAGEGREEARIRGVFHQLEKEFGGVFRKLFFTIHPTGLPDEIPGKGSNLNWSGHRAQEMLEKEFPDVAPEHILVSALDVDTLVPPVYFSYLAHRFLTTPDGLHSSYQPLTLFTNNIWHATAPVRVAAFGTTFWLLTELSRPDRLWTFSSHSMPWKMLLDVGFWQKDIVSEDSRIFLQGLIRYHGNYRVTPLYIGVSMDTVTGATYLESLRNLYRQQRRWAWGVEHLMEMVEAFRRDPLFPRWRKLRYLFFHMEGMYTWATAPVLIFLMGWLPLLLARQDPTLLVQAAPGTLALIMRFATLGVILTAILSMIVLPSRPRTVGWWGWVVMLLQWILLPVTFMIFGAFPAIDAQTRLMCGRYLGFQVTKKQRL, from the coding sequence ATGGCCCATTATGGTCAATATCGAGGCCTTGAAATGCTCCCCGGGCTTATTGTCTGGGGATCATTTGCTTTAGCCGTCCTTCTTTCTTTTTTCGCCCCGCTTGTCGCTGTCGTCTGCATTATCACTTTTGATCTGTACTGGTTGTTCCGCGTTCTTTACTTTATTGTCTATCTTCTGGCTTCGTGGCGACGTTACCGCTATACAGAGCGCGTAGATTGGCGTAAAGAAGTGGAAAAGATTCCCGGGTGGGAGTCGCTCTGGCACATGGTCTTTCTCCCGATTTACGGTGAGGATGTCAGCATTGTCCGCCGCACTCTCAAGGCCATTCGAGAGACAGACTGGCCAAAGGATCGCATGGTTATCGTGCTTGCGGGGGAAGGCCGCGAAGAGGCGAGAATCCGCGGCGTTTTTCATCAGCTGGAAAAGGAATTCGGCGGTGTCTTCCGTAAACTTTTTTTCACCATTCACCCCACGGGTCTTCCCGATGAAATTCCGGGGAAAGGTTCTAACTTAAATTGGTCGGGACATCGAGCACAAGAAATGCTCGAGAAAGAATTTCCCGATGTTGCTCCCGAGCATATTCTTGTGAGTGCGCTTGACGTAGACACCCTTGTGCCACCCGTCTACTTTTCTTATCTGGCGCATCGTTTCCTTACAACTCCCGATGGACTTCACTCCAGCTACCAGCCGCTTACGCTCTTCACAAACAATATTTGGCACGCGACGGCGCCGGTTCGTGTAGCCGCTTTCGGCACGACGTTTTGGTTATTGACCGAGCTCTCCCGCCCCGACCGGCTTTGGACGTTCTCTTCGCATTCCATGCCGTGGAAAATGCTTCTGGATGTTGGGTTTTGGCAGAAAGACATTGTGTCGGAAGACTCGCGCATTTTTTTGCAGGGGTTGATTCGCTATCATGGGAACTATCGTGTTACCCCGCTCTATATAGGGGTGAGCATGGATACGGTGACGGGGGCGACGTATCTTGAGAGCTTGCGCAACTTGTATCGCCAACAGCGCCGGTGGGCGTGGGGGGTTGAGCATCTTATGGAGATGGTCGAAGCGTTTCGGCGCGATCCACTGTTCCCGCGGTGGCGGAAACTTCGTTACCTCTTCTTTCACATGGAAGGCATGTACACGTGGGCGACAGCTCCGGTACTCATTTTCCTTATGGGGTGGCTCCCGCTCCTTTTGGCGCGCCAAGACCCCACGCTGCTGGTCCAAGCCGCTCCGGGAACATTGGCGCTCATTATGCGTTTTGCTACCCTCGGCGTGATACTCACCGCAATCCTTTCTATGATCGTACTTCCGTCACGGCCGCGCACGGTGGGATGGTGGGGGTGGGTGGTTATGTTGCTTCAGTGGATCCTTTTGCCGGTGACCTTTATGATTTTCGGGGCGTTTCCCGCGATTGATGCACAGACGCGGCTGATGTGTGGTCGCTACCTCGGCTTTCAGGTAACGAAAAAACAACGCCTATGA
- a CDS encoding DUF4012 domain-containing protein, whose protein sequence is MHEASNLPHRRRVPTWVPMALVVFVGVLVGGALILVSVTGNAVLDGRDAWARARTAFENADILRAQEELSHAKKSFDRAYGASRFLSPLAYLPLVGDSVRPLRVMIKTGADVSGVFADALGEILEVFRLVPEAKDLWPWQGRVGSLLALWPDIDEATRGLLLSRLRALVPSLELAKADIAVVKRIFEEETTPLFLGPLENSKEKLAEAIETLSSVLEEAVGWAAIGPELAGADGESRVLIFLLNNSELRPGGGFMGSFAVATLRAGLLTELQHFDVMALDGAATPVWNAAPPGPLAEYLGVPAWYLRDANWSPDVPTSFAKALAFYMGEQNAGGARAVSIPTGPFTAVLGVTVTFAQDLLRVVGPVTVEGETFTAENIPEDLNESVEFGFVSRGQTPAERKNIIGSMLREVADRVAELSPDGWNYVLSVAKERVAQKHLMLYSEDAKRQDLFARYGLTGTLSPPAVGEDALMVVDANLAALKTDPAIERHLTYTIEPQPNGEIHAIARMQYRHTQTFSKTITRYRTFTRFYVPAGSELVQVEGSLRDDKLKNPGGTPDTPEISDELGYRVFGFFTSVEPLSEKVLTVRYKLPAPLVERMEKGEGYRLSVLKQPGTPTYGLTLDLSFDTTLVHANPPEEQGEWGDRRYRLNTNVDQDRAYVVELSAKEDRD, encoded by the coding sequence ATGCACGAGGCATCAAACCTGCCGCACCGCCGGCGTGTTCCCACGTGGGTGCCGATGGCGCTCGTTGTATTTGTCGGCGTGCTCGTAGGCGGCGCACTTATTCTTGTAAGTGTGACGGGCAACGCGGTTCTTGATGGACGCGATGCCTGGGCGCGCGCCCGCACCGCTTTTGAAAACGCAGACATTCTTCGGGCGCAGGAAGAGTTGTCGCATGCCAAAAAGTCTTTCGACCGGGCGTATGGGGCAAGCCGATTTCTCTCCCCGCTTGCGTATCTCCCCCTGGTCGGGGATTCCGTCCGTCCGCTTCGCGTGATGATAAAGACGGGGGCCGATGTATCTGGCGTGTTTGCGGACGCTCTTGGGGAAATCCTTGAAGTCTTTCGTCTTGTCCCTGAAGCGAAGGATCTCTGGCCGTGGCAGGGACGCGTGGGAAGCCTTCTTGCCCTGTGGCCGGACATTGATGAGGCCACGCGCGGGCTTCTTCTTTCACGCTTGCGTGCTCTCGTGCCGTCGCTTGAGCTTGCGAAGGCCGACATCGCTGTGGTCAAACGCATTTTTGAAGAAGAGACGACTCCTCTTTTTTTAGGGCCGCTTGAAAATTCCAAAGAGAAGCTCGCAGAGGCTATCGAGACGCTTTCGTCTGTCCTCGAAGAGGCGGTGGGATGGGCGGCGATTGGGCCTGAATTGGCGGGGGCAGACGGAGAGAGCCGTGTGCTTATTTTTCTCCTTAACAATTCTGAACTGCGGCCGGGCGGGGGCTTCATGGGGTCGTTTGCGGTGGCGACATTGCGTGCGGGTCTTTTGACGGAGCTTCAACATTTTGACGTGATGGCGCTCGATGGCGCCGCGACTCCCGTATGGAACGCGGCTCCCCCAGGCCCGCTTGCGGAGTATCTCGGCGTTCCTGCATGGTATCTCCGCGATGCGAACTGGTCGCCGGACGTACCGACATCGTTTGCGAAAGCTCTGGCGTTTTATATGGGTGAACAGAATGCGGGCGGGGCGCGCGCCGTATCTATTCCGACCGGCCCCTTTACCGCCGTGCTTGGCGTGACGGTGACGTTTGCGCAGGATCTTCTGCGCGTCGTGGGTCCTGTGACGGTGGAAGGGGAAACCTTTACCGCCGAGAATATTCCGGAAGATTTGAATGAATCGGTGGAGTTTGGCTTTGTGTCTCGCGGACAAACACCGGCAGAACGAAAGAATATTATTGGGAGCATGCTTCGGGAAGTGGCTGATCGCGTGGCGGAGCTTTCCCCGGACGGATGGAATTACGTCTTGTCTGTAGCAAAAGAACGGGTGGCGCAAAAGCACCTTATGCTTTACAGCGAAGACGCAAAGCGTCAAGATTTGTTTGCACGTTATGGATTGACGGGAACCCTTTCTCCACCGGCAGTGGGCGAAGACGCGCTTATGGTGGTAGATGCGAACCTGGCGGCGCTCAAGACCGATCCGGCGATTGAGCGGCACCTTACCTACACGATCGAACCTCAACCGAACGGGGAGATACATGCAATCGCGCGCATGCAATATCGCCATACGCAAACGTTCTCAAAAACCATCACGCGGTACCGGACATTCACGAGGTTTTATGTGCCTGCGGGATCAGAGCTTGTGCAGGTCGAGGGGTCTTTGCGTGACGATAAGCTGAAAAACCCCGGTGGCACGCCCGATACGCCAGAGATTTCCGACGAGCTAGGGTATCGCGTCTTTGGTTTCTTCACCTCCGTTGAACCTCTCTCCGAGAAAGTGCTGACTGTCCGCTATAAACTTCCCGCGCCTCTCGTGGAGCGTATGGAGAAAGGAGAAGGTTACCGTTTGTCTGTGTTAAAGCAGCCAGGTACTCCGACGTATGGTTTGACGCTCGACCTTTCCTTTGATACAACGCTCGTGCATGCTAACCCACCAGAGGAGCAGGGGGAGTGGGGTGATCGGCGTTATCGCCTGAACACAAATGTAGATCAAGATCGTGCCTATGTCGTGGAGCTTTCTGCCAAAGAAGATCGGGATTGA
- a CDS encoding C39 family peptidase: MKMLLTKVILLVGLLGGGYWAYESGNVYEIGLPGDGQKPYVDVPVEAEKVEEVNEAEEPKEAVKADEEEDLQRVPAQVNLAVPFASQAPYGVWDEVHEDTCEEAAILMVDRYYKGERGTLDAEGVEKELQALVAFENKTFGFFEDTTARETAELVRLFYQYPKVELIVEPTAEDIKAHVRAGRPVVLPTAGRILANPYFSGAGPKYHMIVVKGYTEDGFIVNDPGTKRGADWLYDTDHLMRSIHDWEVPEGIENHPADIPKEKKVAIVIYDTE, encoded by the coding sequence ATGAAGATGCTTTTAACTAAAGTGATTCTTCTCGTGGGCCTGCTTGGCGGGGGGTATTGGGCGTACGAAAGTGGTAACGTCTATGAGATTGGCCTCCCTGGAGACGGACAGAAACCGTATGTGGATGTGCCAGTGGAGGCGGAGAAGGTGGAAGAAGTGAATGAAGCGGAGGAACCGAAGGAGGCGGTAAAAGCAGACGAGGAAGAAGATCTGCAGCGTGTCCCCGCACAGGTTAATCTCGCCGTCCCGTTTGCATCCCAGGCTCCTTATGGTGTGTGGGATGAGGTGCACGAAGACACCTGTGAAGAAGCGGCGATCCTTATGGTGGACCGCTACTACAAAGGGGAGCGTGGTACGCTGGATGCGGAGGGTGTCGAGAAAGAACTGCAGGCGCTTGTGGCGTTTGAGAATAAGACGTTTGGGTTTTTTGAGGACACCACGGCGCGCGAGACGGCGGAGCTCGTGAGGCTCTTTTATCAATACCCGAAGGTCGAGTTGATTGTCGAGCCAACAGCAGAGGACATCAAGGCCCACGTGCGTGCCGGGCGACCCGTGGTGCTTCCCACGGCTGGCCGCATTCTTGCCAATCCCTATTTTTCCGGCGCCGGCCCCAAGTACCATATGATTGTGGTGAAAGGGTATACCGAGGACGGATTTATTGTGAACGATCCGGGGACGAAGCGCGGCGCCGATTGGCTTTACGACACCGATCACTTGATGCGCTCGATCCACGATTGGGAGGTGCCAGAAGGAATCGAGAATCACCCGGCGGATATTCCCAAAGAAAAGAAGGTAGCCATTGTCATTTATGATACTGAATGA
- a CDS encoding NUDIX domain-containing protein → MTPGKDYIGVGCGLLVVNDKQEVLLMLRNASIRNDRNLWSQPGGAVEFGETIEQAIKREAVEEIGVEVELLELLNVNDHMIDGAHWIAPAYLCRIISGELKNMEPEKCEEIRWFSLSALPENLNENTKNSTTVLKRRAT, encoded by the coding sequence GTGACACCGGGCAAAGATTATATTGGCGTTGGTTGCGGACTTCTTGTGGTGAACGATAAACAGGAGGTGTTGCTCATGTTGCGTAACGCAAGTATTCGCAACGATCGTAATTTGTGGAGTCAGCCGGGTGGGGCGGTGGAGTTTGGAGAGACAATAGAACAAGCGATCAAACGTGAAGCGGTGGAGGAAATTGGGGTTGAGGTGGAACTTCTGGAGTTGCTGAATGTAAATGACCACATGATTGATGGAGCGCATTGGATTGCCCCAGCGTATCTGTGCCGGATTATCTCTGGCGAGCTAAAAAACATGGAGCCGGAGAAGTGTGAGGAGATTCGCTGGTTCTCCCTCTCTGCGCTGCCAGAGAATTTGAATGAAAACACGAAGAATTCAACCACGGTTCTTAAGCGAAGGGCGACTTGA
- a CDS encoding glycosyltransferase family 2 protein, with protein MKPLVAFHVVTWNGERYIPELLDSLRTQTLAPTTVRFVDNASTDRTRSLLEAYGGGATMIRHIRNLGFAGGHNQAFRLFLDKLGEQDPTHVYVAVVNQDVILTPTTLEKLVEAMEAHPHVGSVQPKLLRAYIEHAGDDVFAHTVCAERIDSTGIKATHGREFFDRGAGALDEGQFDEKREIFGPTGACALYRARALLDVRVDETVFDPTFFMYREDVDLAWRLQWAGWDSLFVPEAVAYHHRGLFAPASSGWLERIARRRAKHRRLAAYSTRNLFLSILKNESFLNMILAWPWILFMVLRQVLYSLFFEPWVCVELCLSTRLLPHVVRMRRATFRSAKRRSSALRRLFR; from the coding sequence ATGAAACCCCTCGTTGCGTTTCATGTCGTCACGTGGAATGGGGAGCGTTACATTCCCGAACTCTTGGATTCTCTCCGTACACAAACGTTGGCTCCCACGACGGTACGATTCGTAGACAATGCTTCAACGGATCGCACACGGTCTCTTCTTGAGGCATACGGGGGAGGAGCGACGATGATTCGCCATATTCGCAATCTTGGATTTGCGGGAGGCCACAATCAGGCTTTCCGTCTCTTCCTTGATAAGCTAGGCGAACAAGATCCGACGCACGTCTATGTCGCCGTCGTGAATCAAGATGTTATTCTCACTCCCACAACTCTGGAGAAACTCGTGGAAGCGATGGAGGCACATCCCCACGTGGGAAGTGTTCAGCCGAAACTTCTTCGCGCATATATCGAGCACGCCGGGGATGACGTATTTGCCCACACGGTGTGTGCGGAAAGAATTGATTCGACGGGCATAAAGGCGACACACGGTCGGGAGTTTTTCGATCGCGGTGCAGGTGCGCTTGACGAAGGGCAGTTTGATGAAAAGCGCGAGATTTTTGGACCCACGGGAGCGTGCGCGCTTTATCGAGCCCGTGCGCTGCTTGACGTGCGTGTGGACGAGACGGTGTTTGATCCGACCTTCTTCATGTACCGGGAGGATGTGGATCTGGCTTGGCGGCTTCAGTGGGCGGGGTGGGACAGCCTGTTCGTGCCAGAGGCGGTTGCCTATCACCATCGCGGGCTTTTTGCTCCAGCATCTTCCGGATGGCTGGAGCGCATTGCGCGCCGACGCGCAAAACATCGTCGTCTTGCTGCCTACTCGACCCGTAACCTCTTCCTCTCCATCCTCAAGAACGAGTCGTTTCTTAATATGATTCTGGCTTGGCCGTGGATACTTTTTATGGTTCTTCGGCAGGTTCTGTACTCGCTGTTCTTTGAACCGTGGGTGTGTGTGGAGCTTTGCTTGTCGACGCGGCTCCTCCCGCATGTTGTGCGTATGCGCAGAGCCACATTCCGTTCTGCTAAACGCCGGTCTTCGGCCCTGCGCCGCCTGTTTCGATAG
- the xseA gene encoding exodeoxyribonuclease VII large subunit, which yields MKTLSVAEYLELVNETLSLIPTTEFLVEGEVAEYRVSQQKWIHFLLKDEKKEACVPCFATTYQLSVPLEDGMRVQVAGYARIFERFGKFSLNVRQVTPVGEGALRKAYELLKKKLEEEGLFDVGRKREPPRFPRTVGLLTSPEAAAYTDFVRIAKNRWAGSVIELYPVHVQGARAVENILEAFAYFQTLSVKERPDILVLTRGGGSFEDLHAFNDERVARAVFGSPVAVVVGVGHERDESLCDFVADVRASTPSNAAEMVFPDRRAVAAEIESSVRVWDSRLHRWVEERHVVLARAGSATTVFFEQLSSRLLHNTKRLGHVFWPVMARARERVEHLERILKQSSPKRILARGYSIVRLHGGVLKDARALVKGEAVQVQLAHGSFDAEVTSL from the coding sequence ATGAAAACGCTTTCAGTTGCGGAGTATCTGGAACTTGTAAATGAGACGCTTTCGCTTATTCCCACAACGGAGTTTTTGGTGGAGGGTGAGGTGGCCGAGTACCGCGTGTCTCAACAGAAGTGGATACATTTTTTACTCAAGGACGAAAAGAAGGAGGCATGCGTGCCGTGCTTTGCGACGACCTATCAGCTGTCGGTGCCGCTCGAGGACGGTATGCGCGTGCAGGTGGCAGGGTATGCCAGAATTTTTGAACGGTTTGGGAAGTTCAGTCTGAACGTCCGCCAGGTGACTCCCGTGGGAGAGGGGGCGCTGCGAAAGGCGTATGAACTTCTGAAAAAGAAACTTGAAGAAGAGGGGCTGTTTGATGTGGGACGCAAGCGGGAGCCCCCGCGCTTTCCTCGTACCGTTGGCTTGCTTACCTCACCGGAAGCGGCGGCGTATACGGACTTTGTGCGTATTGCGAAGAATCGTTGGGCCGGCTCCGTGATTGAACTGTATCCGGTACACGTGCAAGGAGCGCGGGCGGTGGAGAACATTTTGGAGGCGTTTGCGTATTTCCAGACGCTCTCTGTAAAGGAGCGTCCCGACATTCTTGTCTTAACACGCGGCGGCGGATCGTTCGAGGACTTACACGCATTCAATGATGAACGCGTAGCGCGCGCCGTGTTCGGTTCTCCCGTTGCTGTTGTCGTGGGTGTGGGGCACGAACGTGACGAATCTTTATGTGACTTTGTGGCTGACGTGCGCGCTTCAACGCCTTCGAACGCTGCCGAGATGGTCTTTCCCGATCGAAGAGCGGTCGCCGCCGAGATAGAATCGTCTGTGCGTGTATGGGACAGCCGACTTCACCGATGGGTGGAGGAGCGCCATGTTGTATTGGCTCGCGCCGGATCTGCCACCACGGTTTTCTTTGAACAGCTCTCCTCCCGTCTCCTGCATAACACGAAACGTCTTGGGCACGTGTTTTGGCCCGTGATGGCGCGGGCGCGAGAACGAGTGGAACATTTAGAGCGTATCCTTAAGCAAAGCAGCCCAAAACGCATTCTTGCGCGTGGCTACAGCATCGTACGACTTCATGGGGGTGTGCTTAAAGACGCGCGCGCGCTTGTGAAAGGGGAAGCCGTTCAGGTACAATTGGCGCACGGATCGTTCGACGCAGAGGTGACCTCTCTATGA
- the rplL gene encoding 50S ribosomal protein L7/L12, whose amino-acid sequence MSDETKVIEVPEKFKGLVESIEKMSVLDLSELVKVLEEKFGVSASAPAMMMAAPAAGGAVAEEKSAFDVELTAAGDQKINVIKVVREVTGLGLKEAKDIVDGAPKVVKSGLAKADAEALVKSLTDAGAKAALK is encoded by the coding sequence ATGTCCGATGAAACAAAAGTGATCGAGGTCCCCGAAAAATTTAAGGGCCTTGTGGAGAGCATCGAGAAGATGTCCGTCCTGGACCTCTCGGAGCTCGTGAAAGTGCTTGAAGAAAAGTTTGGTGTCTCTGCCTCTGCTCCGGCCATGATGATGGCCGCGCCAGCCGCCGGAGGTGCTGTTGCTGAGGAAAAGTCCGCCTTTGACGTGGAACTTACCGCGGCAGGTGACCAGAAGATCAACGTAATCAAAGTCGTGCGCGAGGTCACGGGTCTTGGGCTCAAGGAAGCCAAAGACATCGTGGATGGCGCGCCGAAAGTTGTGAAGTCTGGGCTCGCAAAAGCCGATGCGGAAGCGCTCGTGAAATCTCTCACTGACGCAGGAGCCAAAGCCGCGCTGAAATAA